Proteins encoded together in one Sphingomonas radiodurans window:
- a CDS encoding IS1595 family transposase translates to MTDLTNPIYHDANKAREHLEALHWPHGPVCPRCGTLDRITKLAGKSTRPGVYKCNECAKPFTVTVCTVFEDSKIPLNKWLLAFRLLNGAKKGFSAHELHRSLGITYKSAWFLMHRIRTAMEGAAPTGPLGGAGGTVEVDETYVGGKAKNRAHRKPAPKKAVVALVERNGNARSFHVANVTAKDVRPLVVSHIDRASFLMTDESPIYTCMGKEFAGHATVNHSAGEYVSLKTLHSNTVENFFSIFKRGVIGTYHHMSEAHLGRYCAEFDFRYNTREISDAERSDEAVRGARGHRLMYRQPSPLAA, encoded by the coding sequence GTGACCGACCTAACCAACCCGATTTACCACGACGCGAATAAGGCGCGGGAGCATCTAGAAGCGTTACATTGGCCACACGGCCCCGTTTGCCCGCGTTGCGGCACACTCGACAGGATCACGAAGCTGGCGGGCAAGTCGACTCGCCCAGGGGTGTACAAGTGCAACGAGTGCGCCAAGCCCTTCACGGTCACGGTCTGCACCGTGTTCGAGGATAGCAAAATCCCGCTCAACAAATGGCTTCTCGCCTTCCGGCTACTCAACGGCGCGAAGAAAGGTTTCAGCGCGCACGAACTTCATCGCTCGCTCGGCATCACCTACAAGTCGGCTTGGTTCTTGATGCATCGCATCCGGACTGCGATGGAGGGCGCCGCCCCAACCGGCCCGCTCGGCGGCGCTGGCGGCACGGTGGAGGTCGACGAAACCTACGTGGGCGGCAAGGCTAAGAACCGTGCGCACCGCAAACCCGCTCCCAAGAAGGCGGTTGTCGCGCTGGTTGAACGCAACGGCAATGCGCGCAGCTTCCACGTGGCGAATGTGACAGCGAAAGACGTTCGTCCGTTGGTCGTGTCGCATATCGATCGCGCCAGTTTCCTCATGACGGACGAGAGCCCGATCTACACCTGCATGGGGAAAGAGTTCGCCGGTCACGCAACCGTCAACCATAGCGCTGGCGAATACGTCTCGCTCAAAACTCTCCACAGCAACACGGTGGAAAATTTCTTCTCGATCTTCAAGCGCGGTGTGATCGGCACGTATCATCACATGAGCGAAGCGCACCTTGGCCGCTACTGCGCGGAGTTTGATTTTCGCTACAACACCCGCGAAATCAGCGACGCGGAGCGGTCCGACGAAGCCGTAAGGGGCGCTCGCGGGCATCGCCTTATGTACCGGCAACCTAGTCCGCTCGCCGCCTAA
- a CDS encoding peptidylprolyl isomerase: MITLLLPLLLAQAAAAQAAGRAEPDPRSSSEIVATAPAGDWSTIAAEDLLVMDLAPNAGASRRRIVIQLMPPPFARPWLANIRTLATAHWWDGTSINRVQDNYVVQWGDASEKKPLPPRIAAAPESAYTVAYAELTNGALTPGPADVYASLTHFFRGWPIASDALNPTPRAAWPVHCYGMVGVGRDVSPNTGSGAELYVVIGHAPRHLDRNIALVGRVIDGVEHLSSLPRGTLALGFYERAEQRVPITQIRLASELPTSDRPQFQYLSTGSETWARYAAARANRKDAFFIRPAGIADICNLPVPIRRIP; this comes from the coding sequence ATGATCACCCTGCTCCTTCCGCTTCTCCTCGCTCAGGCGGCCGCTGCGCAAGCCGCTGGGCGAGCCGAACCCGATCCACGATCGTCGTCCGAAATCGTCGCTACGGCGCCGGCGGGCGACTGGTCGACGATCGCGGCGGAAGATCTGCTGGTGATGGATCTTGCGCCGAACGCTGGAGCAAGCAGGCGTCGGATCGTCATCCAGTTGATGCCGCCGCCGTTCGCTCGGCCGTGGCTCGCAAACATTCGGACGCTCGCTACCGCGCATTGGTGGGACGGGACGAGCATCAACCGCGTGCAGGACAATTATGTCGTGCAATGGGGCGACGCGAGCGAGAAGAAGCCACTGCCACCGCGGATCGCCGCAGCGCCGGAAAGCGCCTACACGGTCGCTTATGCCGAGCTGACGAACGGCGCGTTGACCCCCGGCCCGGCGGATGTCTACGCGTCGCTGACGCACTTCTTTCGCGGCTGGCCGATTGCGAGCGACGCGCTGAATCCAACGCCACGTGCCGCATGGCCAGTGCATTGTTACGGCATGGTCGGCGTTGGGCGCGACGTATCGCCGAACACCGGGAGTGGTGCCGAGCTTTATGTCGTGATCGGCCACGCGCCGCGCCATCTCGATCGCAACATCGCGCTCGTCGGCCGCGTGATCGACGGGGTCGAACATTTGTCGAGCCTACCGCGCGGAACGCTCGCGCTCGGCTTTTACGAGCGTGCCGAGCAGCGCGTGCCAATCACCCAAATCCGGCTCGCAAGCGAGCTACCCACATCGGACCGCCCGCAGTTCCAGTATCTGTCGACCGGCAGCGAAACCTGGGCGCGATACGCCGCGGCGCGCGCCAATCGCAAAGACGCGTTTTTCATTCGCCCGGCCGGCATAGCCGATATCTGCAACCTGCCCGTGCCGATCCGCCGGATCCCCTGA
- the gloB gene encoding hydroxyacylglutathione hydrolase, whose product MASPLQIVRVPVLSDNYSWLVHDPDSGETMVIDPGEAQPLLDAAAAYGWRIGQVWNTHWHPDHVGGNAAIVAATGARVIGPEAERGKIGALDQGLAEGDTAMLGAHVAAVMTVPGHTQGHIAFHFADDAAIFTGDTLFAMGCGRLFEGTPADMFGNMQRYATLPPETRVYCGHEYTQSNGRYALAAEPENGAIKERMARVDALRAAGEATIPTTIGEELATNPFLRARNAAELGERRAAKDTFRG is encoded by the coding sequence ATGGCCTCACCGCTTCAGATCGTTCGCGTGCCCGTCCTGAGCGACAATTACAGCTGGCTAGTCCATGATCCTGACAGCGGCGAGACGATGGTGATCGATCCCGGCGAGGCGCAGCCTCTACTCGACGCGGCCGCCGCGTACGGTTGGAGGATCGGGCAGGTCTGGAACACGCACTGGCACCCCGATCACGTCGGCGGCAATGCCGCGATCGTCGCCGCGACCGGTGCGCGCGTGATCGGCCCGGAGGCGGAGCGCGGAAAGATCGGTGCACTCGACCAGGGGCTAGCGGAGGGTGACACCGCGATGCTCGGCGCGCATGTGGCGGCGGTGATGACGGTGCCGGGGCATACGCAGGGCCACATCGCGTTCCACTTTGCGGACGATGCGGCGATCTTCACCGGCGACACGTTATTCGCGATGGGCTGCGGTCGGCTGTTCGAAGGAACGCCGGCCGACATGTTCGGCAACATGCAGCGCTACGCCACGCTGCCGCCCGAAACGCGCGTGTATTGCGGACACGAATATACCCAGTCGAACGGTCGTTATGCGCTCGCCGCCGAACCTGAAAACGGAGCGATCAAAGAGCGTATGGCGCGCGTCGATGCGCTGCGAGCAGCAGGCGAGGCGACGATTCCGACGACGATTGGTGAGGAATTGGCGACCAACCCGTTCCTGCGCGCGCGCAACGCCGCGGAGCTAGGCGAACGCCGTGCAGCAAAGGATACTTTCCGCGGCTGA
- a CDS encoding VOC family protein has protein sequence MRYLHTMIRVADPDKTIAFFELLGLKEVRRMDSTAGRFTLIFLATPDDMRGPGERAHAEVELTYNWPAEDGSAPEEYTGGRNFGHLAYDCDDIYATCQRVLDAGFTVHRPPRDGYMAFVKSPDGISIELLQLNGAKPPQEPWASMPNTGSW, from the coding sequence ATGCGTTATCTTCATACCATGATCCGGGTTGCCGATCCCGACAAGACGATCGCTTTTTTCGAGCTGCTCGGCCTGAAGGAAGTGCGCCGGATGGACAGCACGGCGGGGCGCTTCACGCTCATCTTCCTCGCTACGCCCGACGACATGCGCGGCCCGGGCGAACGCGCGCATGCCGAGGTCGAGCTGACGTACAATTGGCCTGCTGAAGACGGCAGCGCGCCTGAGGAATATACTGGCGGTCGCAACTTCGGGCATCTCGCGTATGATTGCGACGATATCTACGCGACGTGCCAGCGCGTGCTCGACGCCGGCTTCACCGTTCACCGCCCGCCGCGCGACGGCTATATGGCGTTCGTGAAGTCGCCCGACGGGATTTCGATCGAGCTGCTCCAGCTGAATGGCGCAAAACCGCCACAGGAGCCGTGGGCGTCGATGCCAAATACCGGCAGCTGGTAA
- a CDS encoding tetratricopeptide repeat protein, producing MILLLLAMLQGAALPPATSCAALAASDPIAAEQRARSDRSASGRACLGLAFAGQSRFAEAAPAFEEAARLAELGRTGEAARFWAQAGNAWLAGEQPAKARAALDAALAAGTLDGLERGEAALDRARALVATGDTKSARSDLDLAIVDAADDPLAWLLSATLARRTGEMARARTDIAQALRRSPDDAQVQLEVGNIAAASGDEAGATAAWEAAARIAPDRPAGLSAARALTQFANNEKK from the coding sequence ATGATCCTGTTGCTGTTGGCTATGTTGCAGGGCGCCGCGCTGCCACCTGCAACCAGTTGCGCCGCACTTGCCGCGAGCGATCCCATCGCGGCCGAACAGCGCGCGCGCAGCGATCGCAGTGCATCCGGCCGCGCTTGCCTCGGCTTGGCCTTCGCCGGCCAGAGCCGCTTCGCCGAGGCCGCCCCGGCCTTTGAGGAAGCTGCCCGCTTGGCCGAACTCGGCCGCACCGGTGAAGCGGCACGCTTCTGGGCGCAGGCCGGCAACGCCTGGCTTGCTGGTGAGCAGCCGGCGAAAGCGCGCGCGGCACTCGACGCTGCACTCGCGGCGGGGACGCTCGACGGGCTCGAGCGTGGCGAGGCGGCGCTCGATCGCGCTCGCGCGCTGGTAGCGACGGGCGACACCAAATCTGCGCGTTCCGATCTCGACCTTGCGATCGTCGATGCGGCAGATGATCCGCTTGCCTGGCTGCTCTCCGCGACACTTGCGCGGCGCACGGGCGAGATGGCGCGCGCGCGAACCGACATCGCGCAGGCGCTGCGCCGCTCACCCGATGACGCACAGGTGCAACTCGAAGTAGGCAATATTGCCGCAGCCAGCGGCGATGAGGCTGGGGCCACAGCGGCGTGGGAGGCGGCGGCGCGGATCGCGCCCGATCGCCCGGCGGGTCTTTCTGCCGCTCGTGCGTTGACGCAATTCGCGAACAACGAGAAGAAGTGA
- a CDS encoding alpha/beta fold hydrolase, whose amino-acid sequence MTSPRPRLAYHLTEGTGPTIVFLPGYASDMSGTKALSLESWAKAQGRAFLRFDYGGCGASEGAFEEQSLADWRDDALAMIDAAVEGPVVLIGSSMGGWIMLLAALARPDRVAAIVGIAAAPDFTDWGFSQEEKLYILQYGRLQRPNPYGPQPTIYTRRFWQGGEANRLMHGPIALDCSVRLMHGQRDPDVPWAQSVRLAELLRSDDVQVTLVKDGDHRLSRETDIALLTRVVESVLP is encoded by the coding sequence ATGACCTCACCACGCCCCCGCCTCGCCTATCATCTCACCGAAGGCACCGGCCCGACGATCGTCTTCCTTCCAGGCTACGCCTCGGACATGAGCGGCACCAAGGCACTCTCGCTTGAAAGCTGGGCGAAGGCGCAGGGCCGCGCGTTCCTGCGGTTCGATTATGGCGGGTGCGGCGCAAGCGAGGGGGCGTTCGAGGAGCAATCGCTCGCCGACTGGCGCGACGATGCGCTCGCGATGATCGACGCGGCGGTAGAGGGGCCGGTCGTGCTGATCGGCTCTTCGATGGGCGGGTGGATCATGCTGCTTGCGGCACTCGCGAGGCCCGATCGCGTTGCCGCGATTGTCGGTATCGCTGCCGCGCCCGACTTCACCGACTGGGGCTTCAGCCAGGAAGAGAAGCTCTACATCCTTCAGTATGGCCGGCTGCAACGGCCCAATCCCTATGGCCCGCAACCGACCATCTATACCCGCCGGTTCTGGCAGGGCGGGGAAGCAAACCGGTTGATGCACGGCCCAATCGCGCTCGATTGCTCGGTGCGGTTGATGCACGGCCAGCGCGATCCCGACGTCCCTTGGGCGCAGTCGGTGCGGCTCGCCGAGCTTCTGCGTTCAGACGATGTGCAGGTCACGCTGGTGAAGGACGGTGACCATCGCCTGTCGCGCGAAACCGACATCGCGTTGCTCACGAGAGTCGTCGAAAGTGTGTTGCCATGA
- a CDS encoding DUF6356 family protein, translating into MIRRLFLDHPASVGESYAEHFGVASRFGVRMVVGGIGAMIHGLLPFAFKTTGSHTIVTLHAEMVAKRTAKRDVETQVKTVEYVI; encoded by the coding sequence ATGATCCGCCGCCTGTTCCTCGATCATCCTGCTTCGGTCGGTGAGAGCTATGCCGAGCATTTCGGCGTCGCCTCGCGCTTTGGCGTGCGTATGGTGGTGGGCGGGATCGGTGCGATGATCCACGGGCTGCTGCCGTTCGCCTTCAAGACCACCGGCAGCCACACGATCGTGACGCTCCACGCCGAGATGGTCGCCAAGCGCACCGCGAAGCGCGACGTGGAAACGCAGGTGAAGACGGTCGAGTATGTGATCTGA
- a CDS encoding glutamate ligase domain-containing protein, which translates to MQDGNIAGQRFFFVGVGGSGMMPLAMILAARGAIVAGSDRGLDQGRVPAKFADLEAKGVALFPQDGSGIVSADQTVVASAAVEASVADIVAADRLGCPRMSRAELNAALFNASRLPIGVAGTSGKSTVTGMIARILHDVGMDPTVMNGAVMKDFAAPDRPFASALVGQGNPYVSEVDESDGSIALYAPRVAVLNNVSLDHKTLDELNALFADFIGKAGMAIVNADNPDAAALALQLPRDRVTTFSLGGTADLVATDIVEAPFAVTFTLRDSRVALKVPGRHNVSNALAAIGAALAAGVPFEAAVAAIGRYTGLKRRFDLVGEAAGVAVIDDFGHNPDKIAATLDTLHAFPGRLLILFQPHGYGPLKTMRRELVDTFAQRLASDDLLVLPDAVYQGGTVTREVTSADIANDIAITGGNARHIPERAAAAAHLVVIARAGDRIVLMGARDDTLPLLAAEMVAQLGARDKDAEA; encoded by the coding sequence ATGCAAGACGGCAACATCGCAGGGCAGCGCTTCTTCTTCGTGGGCGTCGGCGGATCGGGAATGATGCCGCTGGCAATGATCCTCGCCGCGCGCGGCGCGATCGTTGCCGGCTCCGACCGCGGGCTTGACCAAGGCCGCGTGCCCGCAAAGTTCGCCGACCTCGAAGCCAAGGGCGTCGCGTTGTTCCCGCAGGACGGCAGCGGAATCGTGTCGGCCGATCAGACGGTGGTCGCCTCCGCCGCGGTCGAGGCGAGCGTCGCCGATATTGTGGCCGCCGACCGGCTCGGCTGCCCGCGGATGAGCCGAGCCGAACTAAACGCGGCGCTATTCAACGCCAGCCGCCTGCCGATCGGCGTCGCCGGCACCAGCGGCAAGTCGACCGTCACCGGCATGATCGCGCGCATTCTGCATGATGTCGGCATGGATCCGACGGTGATGAATGGCGCAGTGATGAAGGACTTCGCCGCCCCCGACCGTCCGTTCGCCAGCGCACTGGTGGGGCAGGGCAACCCCTATGTCAGCGAGGTCGATGAAAGCGACGGATCGATCGCGCTCTATGCGCCGCGCGTGGCGGTGCTCAACAACGTCAGCCTCGATCACAAGACGCTCGACGAGCTCAACGCCTTGTTCGCCGATTTCATCGGCAAAGCCGGGATGGCGATCGTCAACGCCGACAATCCCGATGCGGCGGCGCTCGCGCTCCAATTGCCGCGCGACCGCGTGACGACCTTCTCGCTCGGGGGCACGGCGGACCTGGTCGCGACCGACATCGTCGAGGCGCCGTTCGCAGTGACGTTCACGCTGCGCGACAGCCGCGTCGCGCTGAAAGTGCCGGGCCGCCACAACGTCTCGAACGCGCTCGCCGCGATCGGTGCGGCGCTGGCGGCGGGGGTGCCGTTCGAGGCGGCAGTGGCGGCGATCGGCCGTTACACCGGGCTCAAGCGCCGCTTCGATCTCGTCGGCGAAGCTGCGGGCGTCGCGGTGATCGATGATTTCGGGCATAACCCCGACAAAATCGCCGCCACGCTCGACACGCTCCACGCCTTTCCCGGCCGACTGCTCATCCTGTTTCAGCCGCACGGCTATGGACCGCTCAAGACGATGCGGCGCGAACTGGTCGACACGTTCGCGCAGCGGCTGGCGAGCGACGATCTGCTCGTTCTGCCCGACGCGGTCTATCAGGGCGGCACGGTCACGCGCGAGGTGACGAGCGCCGATATCGCAAACGACATCGCGATCACCGGCGGCAACGCCCGCCACATCCCCGAGCGCGCCGCCGCCGCCGCGCATCTCGTCGTGATCGCGCGCGCGGGCGATCGGATCGTGCTGATGGGCGCGCGAGACGATACGCTGCCGTTGCTTGCGGCCGAGATGGTGGCGCAGCTCGGCGCGCGTGATAAGGATGCCGAAGCGTAA
- a CDS encoding LD-carboxypeptidase encodes MKIGIVSPANTANPDVVAPLTAFAALAYPEVEIVFHPQCFESDGHFAGPDARRAAAFLEFANDPGFGAIWFARGGYGSNRILDIAMPQLNASAKNKKYVGYSDMGFLLGALYARRIGRVAHGPMPIDLMRRSGGGDATVARSLGWIARDERQGLEPGLGKRPAAAFNLAILGSLIGTPWLPDLTDHELLIEEVSEPLYNVDRLLFTMANATQLRGIAGVRLGAVSDIKENTPRWGETLDTMIRRWCKDMGVPFLGPAEIGHTQTNRVVPFGVA; translated from the coding sequence ATGAAGATCGGGATCGTTTCGCCCGCCAATACGGCGAACCCCGACGTGGTCGCGCCGCTGACGGCGTTCGCCGCGCTTGCCTATCCCGAGGTGGAGATCGTCTTTCATCCGCAGTGCTTCGAGAGCGACGGCCACTTCGCCGGGCCCGACGCGCGCCGCGCCGCGGCTTTCCTCGAGTTCGCCAACGATCCGGGGTTCGGGGCGATCTGGTTCGCGCGCGGCGGCTATGGCTCGAACCGCATCCTCGACATCGCGATGCCGCAGCTCAACGCCTCGGCCAAGAACAAGAAATATGTCGGTTATTCGGACATGGGGTTCCTGCTGGGTGCGCTCTACGCGCGGCGGATCGGACGGGTGGCGCACGGGCCGATGCCGATCGACCTCATGCGGCGTTCGGGTGGGGGCGATGCGACGGTAGCGCGCTCGCTCGGCTGGATCGCGCGGGATGAGCGGCAGGGGTTGGAACCAGGCCTCGGAAAGCGGCCGGCTGCGGCGTTCAACCTCGCCATCTTGGGATCGTTGATCGGCACGCCGTGGCTGCCGGACCTGACCGATCACGAACTGTTGATCGAGGAGGTTTCCGAGCCGCTCTACAACGTCGATCGCCTGCTGTTCACGATGGCGAACGCTACGCAGCTTCGGGGGATAGCCGGCGTGCGATTGGGGGCGGTGAGCGACATCAAGGAGAACACCCCGCGCTGGGGCGAGACGCTCGACACGATGATCCGCCGTTGGTGCAAGGACATGGGCGTGCCGTTTCTCGGGCCGGCGGAAATCGGGCATACGCAAACGAACCGGGTGGTGCCGTTCGGGGTCGCGTAA
- the ygfZ gene encoding CAF17-like 4Fe-4S cluster assembly/insertion protein YgfZ → MTDATMLTDRAIIRLSGEDVRGFLQGLVTNDVTGPLPVWTALLTPQGKALFDFIVWADGDDLLLDAEAAQADALAKRVTIYRLRRPITIARDESLAVHWSRDGDAGVPDPRLPALGRRWIASPGSAAEGWLAHRLSLGVTEGLGELGNGETLWLECNARELNGVSFTKGCYVGQENTARMHHRSKVSRRLVVAPLAEPGDRTRATYPELGLIVEHRRVEALGDALVPDWLVE, encoded by the coding sequence ATGACTGACGCCACCATGCTCACTGACCGCGCCATCATCCGCCTGTCCGGCGAGGATGTGCGCGGGTTCCTCCAGGGCCTCGTGACCAACGACGTCACTGGCCCGCTTCCGGTCTGGACCGCGCTGTTGACGCCGCAGGGCAAGGCGCTGTTCGACTTCATTGTCTGGGCAGACGGCGACGATCTCCTGCTCGATGCCGAAGCCGCGCAAGCCGATGCACTGGCAAAGCGCGTGACGATCTACCGCCTGCGCCGCCCGATCACGATCGCTCGCGACGAGTCGCTGGCGGTGCATTGGTCGCGCGACGGCGACGCAGGTGTCCCCGATCCGCGGCTGCCGGCGCTCGGCCGCCGCTGGATCGCGTCACCCGGTTCAGCAGCAGAAGGATGGCTTGCGCACCGCCTGTCGCTCGGCGTCACCGAGGGGCTGGGTGAACTCGGCAACGGCGAGACGCTATGGCTCGAATGCAATGCGCGCGAGCTGAACGGGGTGAGCTTCACCAAGGGGTGCTACGTCGGTCAGGAGAATACCGCCCGGATGCATCACCGCTCGAAGGTTAGCCGGCGGCTGGTTGTGGCGCCGCTCGCCGAGCCGGGCGATCGAACCCGAGCGACGTATCCGGAACTCGGCCTGATCGTCGAACACCGCCGCGTCGAAGCACTCGGCGATGCATTGGTCCCCGATTGGCTGGTCGAGTGA
- the pyrC gene encoding dihydroorotase has translation MTDRITIRRPDDWHVHLRDGAMLEAVARHTARQFARAIIMPNLTPPVTDAAAAVAYRDRILAALPADTGFTPLMTCYLTDAADPQAIADGHAAGVFTACKLYPAHATTNSAHGVTDIFALAPVLERMQAIGMPLLIHGEVTDRTIDIFDREAVFIDRILVKLVREFPALRIVLEHITTAEAADFVTAAPATVAATITPQHLIINRNAIFDGGLRPHAYCLPVAKRERHRLAVRAAAVSGSAKFFLGTDSAPHVVGAKESGCGCAGIFNAPFALESYLTVFEEEDALDRFEGFASENGAHFYGLPLNDGKVTLERRPVIVPERIGDGDTAVVPFHAGETLGWRLVD, from the coding sequence ATGACCGACCGCATCACGATCCGCCGCCCCGACGATTGGCACGTTCACCTTCGTGACGGGGCAATGCTGGAGGCGGTGGCGCGGCATACCGCGCGGCAGTTTGCGCGCGCGATCATCATGCCCAATCTGACTCCGCCGGTGACCGACGCTGCTGCCGCCGTTGCCTATCGCGACCGCATTCTCGCCGCGCTGCCGGCGGACACCGGCTTCACGCCGCTGATGACCTGCTATCTCACCGACGCTGCCGATCCGCAGGCGATCGCAGACGGGCATGCGGCGGGCGTGTTCACCGCATGCAAGCTGTACCCGGCGCACGCCACGACCAATTCCGCGCATGGCGTGACCGACATCTTCGCGCTCGCCCCGGTGCTCGAGCGGATGCAGGCGATCGGCATGCCGCTGCTGATCCACGGCGAAGTGACCGATCGCACGATCGACATCTTCGATCGCGAGGCGGTGTTCATCGATCGCATCCTGGTGAAGCTGGTGCGCGAGTTCCCCGCACTGCGCATCGTGCTCGAACATATCACGACCGCCGAGGCGGCGGACTTCGTGACCGCGGCGCCGGCCACTGTCGCAGCGACGATCACGCCGCAGCATCTGATCATCAACCGCAACGCGATCTTCGACGGCGGCCTGCGCCCTCACGCTTATTGCCTGCCGGTCGCCAAGCGCGAGCGGCACCGGCTGGCGGTGCGCGCCGCGGCGGTTTCGGGATCGGCCAAGTTCTTCCTGGGCACCGACAGTGCGCCGCATGTCGTGGGCGCAAAGGAATCGGGGTGCGGTTGCGCGGGTATCTTCAATGCGCCGTTCGCGCTCGAAAGCTATCTCACGGTGTTCGAAGAGGAAGATGCGCTCGACCGATTCGAGGGCTTCGCGAGCGAGAATGGCGCACATTTCTATGGCCTGCCGCTCAACGACGGCAAGGTAACGCTCGAACGCCGGCCGGTGATCGTGCCGGAGCGAATTGGGGACGGCGACACGGCGGTGGTGCCGTTCCATGCCGGTGAAACGCTGGGCTGGCGGCTGGTCGATTGA